One Brassica napus cultivar Da-Ae chromosome A1, Da-Ae, whole genome shotgun sequence genomic region harbors:
- the LOC106379922 gene encoding U-box domain-containing protein 29 gives MGTETYITVPSFFKCPISLDVMRSPVSLCTGVTYDRASIQRWLDGGNNTCPATMQVLRTKEFIPNLTLQRLIKAWSDSLGRYAAASPPPDPTTDEVNESLRRLSLEKDDEIRLEILVRFVKDWDANRARKDLVPMLVDIIAGGTRTTTKIKLVLLAIKILDSVIKGGSEEDRKRLSNLMLTNGDGDCLKEILLAIQRGNLESKIESVRVLEVISSIDTQTKLLIAERDEILTEVMESISTESDPSLIEASLSFLITIAKSKRVRSKLITAKTITKIKDILLTEEITSVAVTEKSLKLLETLSSRREGRSEICGRDGGRCVEGVVRKLLKVSTTATEHAVTILWCLCYVFGEDKRVEETVERSNGVTKLLVVIQSNCSPMVRQMAKDVIKVLKVKPSASDLVAYETTNTHIMPF, from the coding sequence ATGGGAACCGAGACGTACATTACGGTTCCTAGCTTCTTCAAGTGTCCAATATCTCTCGACGTGATGAGATCTCCCGTTAGTCTCTGCACCGGCGTTACTTACGACCGTGCAAGTATCCAGCGGTGGCTCGACGGTGGCAACAACACTTGTCCCGCCACTATGCAGGTTCTCCGAACTAAGGAGTTTATTCCCAATCTCACTCTTCAACGACTAATCAAAGCCTGGTCCGATTCCCTCGGCCGTTACGCCGCCGCTTCTCCGCCTCCGGATCCGACGACGGACGAAGTGAATGAGTCGTTGCGGAGACTGAGCCTCGAGAAGGACGACGAGATTCGTCTGGAGATTTTGGTTAGATTCGTGAAGGATTGGGACGCGAACAGAGCGAGAAAGGATCTCGTACCAATGCTCGTCGATATCATCGCCGGAGGGACACGCACGACGACGAAGATCAAGCTAGTTCTTCTCGCGATTAAGATTTTGGATAGTGTAATCAAGGGAGGTAGTGAGGAAGATCGGAAACGGTTATCGAATCTAATGTTAACAAACGGTGACGGCGATTGCTTAAAGGAGATTCTCCTCGCGATCCAGCGCGGGAATCTTGAATCGAAAATCGAATCCGTTAGGGTTTTGGAGGTTATCTCTTCAATAGACACGCAAACGAAGCTATTAATCGCAGAGCGCGACGAGATTCTCACGGAGGTGATGGAATCAATCAGCACGGAGTCAGATCCTTCCTTGATCGAAGCGAGTTTATCATTCCTAATCACGATCGCGAAATCGAAACGAGTGAGGTCGAAACTAATCACCGCGAAAACTATCACGAAGATCAAAGACATTCTCCTAACGGAGGAGATAACCAGCGTCGCGGTGACGGAGAAATCGCTGAAACTGTTGGAGACTCTGTCGTCGAGGCGAGAAGGTAGATCGGAGATTTGCGGCAGAGACGGAGGCAGGTGCGTCGAAGGAGTTGTGAGGAAGCTGTTGAAAGTTTCGACGACGGCGACGGAGCATGCCGTTACGATTTTGTGGTGTTTGTGCTATGTGTTCGGGGAAGATAAGAGGGTGGAGGAGACGGTGGAGAGAAGTAACGGCGTGACGAAGCTTCTGGTTGTGATACAGAGTAACTGCTCGCCGATGGTGAGGCAGATGGCGAAAGATGTGATTAAGGTTTTGAAGGTTAAACCATCTGCTTCCGATTTGGTTGCTTACGAGACCACGAACACTCATATTATGCCATTTTGA
- the LOC106346933 gene encoding protein MKS1 yields the protein MDPSESFAGGNPSDQQNQKRQLQICGPRPSPLSVNKDSHKIKKPPKHPAPPPQHRDQAPLYAAREPVVIYAVSPKVVHTTASDFMNVVQRLTGNSSAVFLESGNGGDVSPAARLAATENASPRGGKEPVMAAKDETVEIATAMEEAAEFSCYAPGILSPSPAMLPTASAGIFSQMTTHQGGMFSPGMFSPAGLMSPFGFASLVASPTFADLFSHIWD from the coding sequence ATGGATCCGTCGGAGTCTTTCGCCGGCGGCAATCCTTCCGACCAACAGAACCAGAAACGTCAGCTTCAGATCTGTGGTCCTCGTCCCTCACCTCTCAGCGTCAACAAAGACTCTCACAAGATCAAGAAACCTCCTAAACACCCTGCTCCTCCGCCTCAGCACCGCGACCAAGCTCCGCTCTACGCCGCTAGAGAGCCGGTGGTCATCTACGCCGTTTCCCCCAAGGTCGTCCACACCACAGCTTCGGATTTCATGAACGTCGTCCAGCGTCTCACCGGCAACTCCTCCGCCGTCTTCCTCGAATCCGGTAACGGCGGAGATGTGTCTCCGGCGGCGAGACTCGCCGCGACGGAGAATGCTAGCCCGAGAGGAGGAAAAGAACCGGTGATGGCGGCTAAAGATGAGACGGTGGAGATCGCCACGGCTATGGAAGAAGCAGCCGAGTTCAGCTGCTATGCGCCGGGAATACTCTCCCCCTCTCCGGCTATGTTACCGACAGCTTCTGCCGGAATATTCTCGCAGATGACTACTCACCAAGGTGGGATGTTCTCGCCGGGAATGTTTTCGCCGGCGGGGTTAATGAGCCCGTTTGGTTTTGCTAGCTTGGTTGCTTCTCCAACGTTTGCTGATTTGTTCAGTCATATTTGGGATTAG